CTCCCGGGTCAAGCTGGAAATGGCGGCAAAGTCGGAGTTCGCCCCTATCAAGGAGGCTGACCTGACCGGCCACCTGAGCAACGACAAGTCCAAGAAAGGCGGCGACGCCAAGGACAAGGATGGAGAAAGACTCGATGAGGCGCTCGCCTTGCAGGATTATCCGCTGAATGAAGCGCTTAACCTGCTCAAGGGCATCAACATCGTGCACAAGAACGGCGTGAAAAACTAAGTTTGTGATGTCGCTTACCGGCAGAGGCGAAGCCCCGTTGAATTCTTCAGCGCCGCACGCCATAACTCGGGTAGGCCAAACCAGACAGGAGATGCGTCATGACAGTCAGCCGCAACGAGCCGTGGAGTTTGTTGAATCAACTGCAGCGTGAGCTGGAGCGTTCGTTCGAGGGGCGCCCGGGTCCGGACTCCGCTGCGACAGCCGAATGGACGCCGGCCGTGGATATCAAGGAGGAAGCCGATCGTTACGTCCTCATCGCCGATCTGCCGGGCGTCAGCACGGAGAACATCGACGTGTCGATGGAGCAGGGCGTTCTGACGCTGCGCGGCGAGCGGAATACTGAGGCCCGCACGGAGCGTTCCGGCTACAAGCGTATCGAGCGGGTCTACGGCAGCTTCTACCGCCGGTTTTCGCTGCCGGATACCGCCGACGCCGACGGCATATCCGCGCGCTACAACAACGGTGTGCTCGAGATCGTGATTCCCAAGAAAGCGGCAATTCAGCCGCGGCGAATCGTCGTCAGCGCCAAATGATGCGAGTCGGCTTGTATAGCGCAGGCTGAAAAAGGGGAGCGAAG
This portion of the Methylococcus mesophilus genome encodes:
- a CDS encoding Hsp20/alpha crystallin family protein; the protein is MTVSRNEPWSLLNQLQRELERSFEGRPGPDSAATAEWTPAVDIKEEADRYVLIADLPGVSTENIDVSMEQGVLTLRGERNTEARTERSGYKRIERVYGSFYRRFSLPDTADADGISARYNNGVLEIVIPKKAAIQPRRIVVSAK